One Theropithecus gelada isolate Dixy chromosome 3, Tgel_1.0, whole genome shotgun sequence genomic window carries:
- the GATD3A gene encoding ES1 protein homolog, mitochondrial isoform X1 yields MAAVRALVGSRLAAASAFASLSPGGRTPSQRAAIHLSAPQPAAKVALVLSGCGVYDGTEIHEASAILVHLSRGGAEVQIFAPDVPQMHVIDHTKGQPSESESRNVLTESARIARGKITDLAKLSAANHDAAIFPGGFGAAKNLSTFAVDGKDCKVNKEVERVLKEFHQAGKPIGLCCIAPVLAAKVLRGVEVTVGHEQEEGGKWPYAGTAEAIKALGAKHFVKEVAEAHVDQKNKVVTTPAFMCQAALHHIHDGIGAMVQKVLELTGK; encoded by the exons ATGGCGGCTGTGAGGGCCCTGGTGGGCTCGAGGCTCGCTGCGGCATCTGCGTTCGCGTCCCTGTCCCCCGGCGGTCGGACGCCTTCCCAGCGCGCAGCCATTCACCTCTCCGCGCCGCAGCCCGCGGCCAAGGTCGCGCTG GTGCTGTCTGGATGCGGAGTCTACGATGGGACCGAGATCCACGAGGCCTCGGC GATCCTGGTGCACCTGAGCCGTGGAGGGGCCGAAGTCCAGATCTTTGCTCCTGACGTCCCTCAGATGCACGTGATTGACCACACCAAGGGGCAGCCTTCTGAAAGCGAGAGCAG GAATGTTTTGACCGAGTCTGCAAGGATCGCCCGTGGCAAGATCACAGACCTGGCCAAGCTCAGTGCAGCCAACCATGATGCTGCCATCTTTCCGGGAGGCTTTGGAGCGGCTAAAAACCT GAGCACGTTTGCCGTGGACGGGAAAGATTGCAAAGTTAATAAAGAAGTGGAGCGTGTCCTGAAGGAGTTCCACCAGGCCGGGAAGCCCATCGG CTTGTGCTGCATCGCGCCTGTCCTCGCAGCCAAGGTGCTCAGAGGAGTCGAGGTCACCGTGGGCCATGAGCAGGAGGAAGGTGGCAAGTGGCCTTACGCTGGGACCGCGGAAGCCATCAAGGCCCTGGGTGCCAAGCACTTCGTGAAGGAAGTGGCC GAAGCTCACGTGGACCAGAAAAACAAGGTGGTCACGACCCCAGCCTTCATGTGCCAGGCGGCACTCCACCACATCCACGACGGGATCGGGGCCATGGTGCAGAAGGTGCTGGAACTCACTGGAAAGTGA
- the GATD3A gene encoding ES1 protein homolog, mitochondrial isoform X2, whose product MAAVRALVGSRLAAASAFASLSPGGRTPSQRAAIHLSAPQPAAKVALVLSGCGVYDGTEIHEASAILVHLSRGGAEVQIFAPDVPQMHVIDHTKGQPSESESRNVLTESARIARGKITDLAKLSAANHDAAIFPGGFGAAKNLLCCIAPVLAAKVLRGVEVTVGHEQEEGGKWPYAGTAEAIKALGAKHFVKEVAEAHVDQKNKVVTTPAFMCQAALHHIHDGIGAMVQKVLELTGK is encoded by the exons ATGGCGGCTGTGAGGGCCCTGGTGGGCTCGAGGCTCGCTGCGGCATCTGCGTTCGCGTCCCTGTCCCCCGGCGGTCGGACGCCTTCCCAGCGCGCAGCCATTCACCTCTCCGCGCCGCAGCCCGCGGCCAAGGTCGCGCTG GTGCTGTCTGGATGCGGAGTCTACGATGGGACCGAGATCCACGAGGCCTCGGC GATCCTGGTGCACCTGAGCCGTGGAGGGGCCGAAGTCCAGATCTTTGCTCCTGACGTCCCTCAGATGCACGTGATTGACCACACCAAGGGGCAGCCTTCTGAAAGCGAGAGCAG GAATGTTTTGACCGAGTCTGCAAGGATCGCCCGTGGCAAGATCACAGACCTGGCCAAGCTCAGTGCAGCCAACCATGATGCTGCCATCTTTCCGGGAGGCTTTGGAGCGGCTAAAAACCT CTTGTGCTGCATCGCGCCTGTCCTCGCAGCCAAGGTGCTCAGAGGAGTCGAGGTCACCGTGGGCCATGAGCAGGAGGAAGGTGGCAAGTGGCCTTACGCTGGGACCGCGGAAGCCATCAAGGCCCTGGGTGCCAAGCACTTCGTGAAGGAAGTGGCC GAAGCTCACGTGGACCAGAAAAACAAGGTGGTCACGACCCCAGCCTTCATGTGCCAGGCGGCACTCCACCACATCCACGACGGGATCGGGGCCATGGTGCAGAAGGTGCTGGAACTCACTGGAAAGTGA
- the GATD3A gene encoding ES1 protein homolog, mitochondrial isoform X3 has protein sequence MHVIDHTKGQPSESESRNVLTESARIARGKITDLAKLSAANHDAAIFPGGFGAAKNLSTFAVDGKDCKVNKEVERVLKEFHQAGKPIGLCCIAPVLAAKVLRGVEVTVGHEQEEGGKWPYAGTAEAIKALGAKHFVKEVAEAHVDQKNKVVTTPAFMCQAALHHIHDGIGAMVQKVLELTGK, from the exons ATGCACGTGATTGACCACACCAAGGGGCAGCCTTCTGAAAGCGAGAGCAG GAATGTTTTGACCGAGTCTGCAAGGATCGCCCGTGGCAAGATCACAGACCTGGCCAAGCTCAGTGCAGCCAACCATGATGCTGCCATCTTTCCGGGAGGCTTTGGAGCGGCTAAAAACCT GAGCACGTTTGCCGTGGACGGGAAAGATTGCAAAGTTAATAAAGAAGTGGAGCGTGTCCTGAAGGAGTTCCACCAGGCCGGGAAGCCCATCGG CTTGTGCTGCATCGCGCCTGTCCTCGCAGCCAAGGTGCTCAGAGGAGTCGAGGTCACCGTGGGCCATGAGCAGGAGGAAGGTGGCAAGTGGCCTTACGCTGGGACCGCGGAAGCCATCAAGGCCCTGGGTGCCAAGCACTTCGTGAAGGAAGTGGCC GAAGCTCACGTGGACCAGAAAAACAAGGTGGTCACGACCCCAGCCTTCATGTGCCAGGCGGCACTCCACCACATCCACGACGGGATCGGGGCCATGGTGCAGAAGGTGCTGGAACTCACTGGAAAGTGA